One stretch of Paenibacillus sp. FSL R5-0341 DNA includes these proteins:
- a CDS encoding peptidoglycan DD-metalloendopeptidase family protein produces MNRENHLKSEQNTHSKLQHRRSWKVLAITLGACVILSACGNSNSITSDEAEQQSAEQASNNEASENSNQEQNSSSEVSTMVTPDNFIDTLMNGSKDAIYSQFSPELKGTLTLEQFKEAANQFLEGVESWELVVDAEMNQITEHSWKDQTGTKGVQVYFSEENQIEGLLIQPLETYQDTDAKFTKTEFQFPMKGKWYVFWGGNDVLSNYHYAHETQRYALDIVRTQNNSSYQGEATANENYYAFGEPLYAAADGTVVEIKNDIPDNVPGVMNPEEPAGNYVVIDHGNGEYSITGHIKEGSVSVKKGDKLKQGDPIGELGNSGNSSEAHLHFQVSDGPDLFTSRSINIRWADQSQQFTRGNTIQGLAE; encoded by the coding sequence ATGAACAGAGAAAATCATCTGAAATCAGAACAAAATACACATTCGAAATTACAGCATAGAAGAAGTTGGAAGGTGCTTGCGATTACCCTTGGAGCTTGTGTGATATTGTCTGCTTGCGGCAACAGCAACTCCATTACTTCCGACGAGGCGGAGCAGCAGTCAGCCGAACAGGCGTCCAATAATGAAGCGAGCGAGAACTCCAATCAGGAGCAGAACTCAAGTTCAGAGGTGAGCACGATGGTTACACCCGACAATTTCATAGATACGTTGATGAACGGTTCAAAGGATGCAATCTATAGTCAGTTTTCTCCGGAATTGAAGGGAACGTTAACGTTGGAACAATTCAAGGAAGCTGCTAACCAGTTTCTGGAGGGTGTGGAATCTTGGGAGCTAGTGGTAGATGCCGAAATGAATCAAATAACCGAGCATAGCTGGAAGGATCAAACTGGAACGAAAGGTGTTCAAGTGTATTTTTCTGAAGAAAATCAGATTGAGGGTCTCTTAATTCAGCCATTAGAAACTTATCAGGACACGGATGCCAAATTCACCAAAACAGAGTTCCAATTCCCCATGAAGGGGAAATGGTATGTGTTCTGGGGAGGCAATGATGTGTTGTCCAACTATCACTATGCGCATGAAACCCAGCGCTACGCCCTGGATATTGTTCGAACACAGAATAATTCAAGTTATCAAGGTGAGGCAACGGCAAACGAAAACTACTATGCTTTTGGTGAACCACTCTATGCTGCTGCGGACGGAACAGTCGTCGAAATCAAAAACGATATTCCGGACAATGTACCGGGTGTCATGAATCCGGAAGAGCCGGCGGGTAACTATGTGGTGATTGACCATGGAAATGGTGAATACAGCATCACAGGACATATCAAGGAAGGCAGTGTTTCGGTCAAAAAAGGGGATAAGCTCAAGCAAGGAGACCCTATCGGTGAGCTTGGTAATTCGGGGAACTCCAGTGAAGCCCATCTGCATTTCCAGGTATCGGACGGCCCGGATCTGTTCACATCTCGCTCAATTAACATTCGCTGGGCAGACCAGAGCCAACAGTTCACTCGTGGGAACACAATTCAAGGACTGGCAGAGTAA
- a CDS encoding GNAT family N-acetyltransferase has protein sequence MKLEDVQIEYARLEDLPRIVEIYNSTIESRMVTADLEPVTVEQRVPWFEEHSPDYRPLWVMKQAGQVVAWASLSSFYGRPAYNGTVEVSVYVDRQCRGIGAGGRLLETVFAACPALGITTILGFVFGHNEPSLGLLRKHGFEQWGYYPEVAVLDGMNRDLAILGKKI, from the coding sequence ATGAAGCTGGAAGATGTGCAGATTGAATATGCGCGCCTCGAGGACTTGCCGAGGATTGTGGAAATTTATAATTCCACCATTGAGAGCCGCATGGTGACAGCGGATTTGGAGCCGGTAACGGTGGAGCAACGTGTTCCGTGGTTTGAGGAACATTCACCGGATTATCGTCCGCTTTGGGTGATGAAGCAGGCAGGACAGGTAGTAGCTTGGGCAAGTCTCAGCTCGTTCTATGGACGCCCTGCGTATAATGGAACGGTGGAAGTTAGTGTATACGTGGATCGGCAATGCCGCGGGATTGGGGCTGGCGGACGTTTGCTCGAAACTGTATTTGCGGCGTGTCCCGCGCTTGGAATTACGACGATTCTCGGATTTGTCTTTGGGCATAATGAACCGAGTCTGGGGTTATTGCGCAAGCATGGTTTTGAACAGTGGGGGTATTATCCCGAAGTGGCTGTGCTGGATGGTATGAATAGAGATCTGGCGATTTTGGGTAAAAAAATATAA
- a CDS encoding DinB family protein: protein MFTRNDDIRNQIWESVSGLEEEQLNRKPSPQQWSIMQVLRHLNLMEHVIGKQARLALEKEQTVSVDKKPYELTLDRSRSIEAPPHLQPPAAPEALTDVRSDLDESHQALNHFALDHDPDLLRSKSFSHPVFGEMDLTQWIDFASYHEERHLGQIQGIKHQLGV, encoded by the coding sequence ATGTTTACTCGCAATGACGATATACGCAACCAAATCTGGGAAAGCGTCTCGGGACTCGAAGAAGAACAACTGAACCGAAAACCTTCACCCCAACAATGGAGTATCATGCAAGTACTGCGTCATTTGAATCTGATGGAACATGTCATTGGGAAACAAGCGCGTCTTGCGCTAGAGAAGGAACAGACCGTATCTGTGGACAAAAAACCTTATGAACTAACATTGGACCGTAGCCGCTCCATTGAGGCACCGCCCCATCTTCAGCCTCCAGCAGCGCCCGAAGCACTCACAGACGTACGCAGTGATCTGGACGAATCCCACCAAGCGCTTAACCACTTTGCATTGGACCATGACCCTGACCTGCTGCGCAGCAAGTCCTTTTCTCATCCCGTATTCGGTGAGATGGATCTTACCCAATGGATTGACTTTGCAAGTTATCATGAGGAACGCCATCTGGGACAGATTCAAGGAATTAAGCATCAGCTTGGCGTATAA
- a CDS encoding ammonium transporter: MTLETLSTGIDTVWVVLSAAMILLMEGGFALLEAGFVRYKNSVNIIMKVFADITIGTLLFYAIGFGLMYGSDVSGFAGVTGFFLNGDLSHLDVPVSLETFWLFQAAFTIAVISIVSGAVAERINFRAYLLYIILMTAIIYPIGGHWAWGGGWLSQLGMQDFAGSAVIHALGGFSALAAAIIIGPRKGKYTPLGVSAIALPSNLPLASVGAFLLWFGWFGFNAGSTLSATDVRIGHIAIVTMLSAASGGAVTLLYTLFRFNRSDAPSVINGSLAGLVGITAGCAFVADVAAIFIGAVSGLLMMAATNWLDRRQIDDPVGAFPVHAASGMWGTIAVGLFATDGGLFMGGGWRLLGVQALGLTALVIWGFAMTWIGLKLIGKIVPVRSTEEEEDLGLDISYHGVMAAHQAHEFLDGEEHMRAYQE, from the coding sequence ATGACTTTGGAGACGTTAAGCACCGGAATCGATACGGTCTGGGTCGTACTGAGTGCAGCGATGATTTTATTGATGGAGGGTGGATTCGCCCTGCTTGAGGCTGGCTTTGTGCGTTATAAAAATAGTGTGAACATTATTATGAAGGTTTTTGCTGATATTACGATCGGAACGTTGCTGTTCTATGCGATCGGTTTTGGACTGATGTATGGTTCGGACGTTAGCGGTTTTGCCGGAGTAACGGGCTTTTTCCTGAACGGGGATTTGTCGCATCTGGATGTACCGGTATCTCTTGAGACATTCTGGTTGTTCCAGGCTGCCTTTACCATTGCCGTTATTTCCATCGTTTCAGGAGCAGTGGCAGAGCGGATCAACTTCCGTGCTTACCTCCTGTATATCATATTGATGACGGCGATCATCTATCCGATTGGTGGACACTGGGCATGGGGCGGCGGCTGGCTTAGTCAGCTGGGAATGCAGGACTTTGCCGGTTCAGCTGTCATCCATGCATTAGGGGGATTCTCGGCACTGGCTGCTGCAATTATCATTGGTCCGCGTAAAGGAAAGTACACGCCACTTGGCGTAAGTGCCATTGCGCTTCCGAGTAATCTGCCGCTCGCATCTGTAGGTGCATTTCTGTTATGGTTCGGCTGGTTTGGCTTTAATGCCGGCAGTACGCTGAGTGCGACGGATGTAAGAATCGGTCACATTGCAATTGTTACGATGCTATCTGCGGCATCGGGGGGTGCGGTTACGTTACTGTACACCTTGTTCCGCTTCAATCGCTCAGATGCGCCATCGGTCATTAACGGTTCGCTTGCGGGACTGGTCGGAATTACAGCGGGCTGTGCTTTTGTTGCTGATGTAGCAGCCATATTCATTGGGGCAGTATCCGGTTTATTGATGATGGCTGCCACCAACTGGCTGGACCGTCGGCAGATTGATGATCCGGTCGGTGCTTTCCCGGTGCATGCCGCATCCGGAATGTGGGGAACGATTGCTGTAGGTTTGTTTGCCACGGATGGTGGATTATTCATGGGCGGCGGCTGGAGATTGCTGGGAGTTCAGGCACTTGGACTTACAGCTCTGGTCATCTGGGGATTCGCCATGACTTGGATCGGATTAAAGCTGATTGGAAAAATTGTACCTGTACGTTCGACGGAAGAAGAGGAAGATTTGGGTCTGGATATTAGCTATCATGGTGTGATGGCAGCCCATCAGGCCCATGAATTCCTGGATGGTGAGGAGCATATGCGCGCTTACCAGGAATAG
- a CDS encoding YwqG family protein, with protein MIKPEQCERLTRKARKTLEEYGLGVAADLLLSSSRWGIRLDVSTMDEYRRTGNSRVGGHPDLPSRMAWPVTQEGVPMTFLAQLNLVDLSPYTPNDGRGTLPERGMLYFFVGTDESACPIEHRVIFEPSAHNLIRREPEGDTALDGAPFVAHSVTVLPNLEFPTYAYIDANALNELSPPRHETDETESEVDLYDRYLEFESSWNHPSTLNWGGMFGYPDGQHPDAEHRALLQIALGEEYSYNEQECEKKLTKYYGGDEDRTWQELSDTLLLLKIDTHDAIGFQWWDCGELQFFIRKSDLEAGRFEQTYCSLYSS; from the coding sequence ATGATTAAGCCAGAACAATGTGAACGTCTAACCAGAAAAGCCCGTAAAACACTTGAGGAATATGGTTTGGGAGTCGCTGCCGATCTGTTGTTATCTTCAAGTCGCTGGGGAATTCGCCTCGATGTATCCACAATGGACGAATATCGCAGAACAGGAAACTCACGTGTAGGTGGACACCCGGATTTGCCGAGTCGCATGGCGTGGCCGGTAACACAAGAAGGAGTTCCGATGACTTTCCTAGCCCAGTTGAACCTGGTGGATTTGTCACCGTATACGCCGAATGATGGACGCGGGACTTTGCCAGAACGGGGAATGTTATACTTTTTCGTTGGTACGGATGAATCGGCCTGTCCCATTGAACATCGTGTGATTTTTGAGCCAAGTGCCCATAACCTGATAAGGCGAGAGCCAGAAGGGGATACCGCGCTGGATGGGGCCCCGTTTGTCGCACATTCGGTGACCGTACTGCCTAATCTTGAGTTTCCTACATATGCATATATTGATGCCAACGCGCTGAACGAGCTCTCGCCTCCGCGGCATGAGACCGATGAGACTGAGTCAGAAGTGGATCTGTATGACCGATACCTTGAATTCGAGTCGAGCTGGAATCATCCGAGTACGCTGAATTGGGGTGGGATGTTTGGATATCCTGACGGGCAGCATCCGGATGCCGAGCATCGGGCCTTGTTACAGATCGCACTGGGAGAAGAGTACAGTTATAACGAGCAGGAATGTGAGAAGAAGCTGACCAAGTATTACGGCGGAGATGAGGATCGGACATGGCAGGAACTATCCGATACACTGCTGCTGTTGAAGATAGATACGCATGATGCCATTGGTTTCCAATGGTGGGATTGCGGAGAACTGCAATTTTTCATTCGTAAATCTGACTTGGAGGCTGGACGATTCGAGCAAACGTATTGTTCGTTATACTCAAGTTGA
- a CDS encoding DinB family protein: protein MYLLIQSAFKHIDVAVTSLIDICDQLSEEDLALTPIEGKRPVGELLSHLSVICRADVYISEGASEEEMAQFYEENQVNSLGEIKQALIDNQMYLYQRYRQYNTEELLHVTDSYWGASYSRLEWLLEIMGHVYHHRGQLYTMLTLTGKEPKSVLFK from the coding sequence GTGTATCTGTTGATTCAATCTGCGTTCAAACATATTGATGTGGCAGTAACATCGTTAATTGATATATGTGATCAGCTGTCTGAAGAAGATTTGGCTTTGACGCCAATTGAGGGCAAACGGCCTGTTGGTGAACTATTGTCCCATCTGTCTGTGATCTGCCGAGCGGATGTCTATATTTCCGAAGGTGCATCGGAAGAAGAGATGGCTCAATTCTATGAGGAGAACCAGGTGAATTCGCTCGGTGAGATCAAACAGGCTTTGATTGATAACCAGATGTATCTGTACCAAAGATACAGGCAATATAACACCGAAGAATTGCTGCATGTGACAGACTCGTACTGGGGAGCTTCCTATAGTCGGCTGGAGTGGTTGCTTGAGATTATGGGACATGTGTATCATCATAGGGGACAATTGTATACGATGTTAACCCTGACGGGTAAGGAGCCCAAATCAGTGCTTTTTAAATAG
- a CDS encoding response regulator transcription factor — MAQPATILLVDDEQEIIKLMEIYFGNEGYRILTANDGLEALEQLKKEPIDLIILDVMMPNMDGIEACMKIREEQKMPIIMLSAKSMDMDKITGLSIGADDYVTKPFNPLELVARAKSQLRRYHTFNEGRENKEHEWVIDDLIINTDTHEVWVDEQPVRLTPREFAVLELLARHQGSVLSMEQIYRQVWKEEFMESNNTVMVHIRKIREKIELDSKHPKFIQTVWGVGYKMIKPQ; from the coding sequence GTGGCCCAGCCAGCAACCATTCTGCTTGTGGATGACGAGCAGGAGATTATTAAACTGATGGAAATCTATTTTGGCAACGAGGGTTATCGGATCCTCACTGCGAATGATGGTCTTGAAGCGTTGGAACAATTGAAGAAAGAACCGATTGATCTCATTATTCTGGATGTCATGATGCCGAATATGGACGGAATTGAAGCTTGTATGAAAATTCGGGAAGAGCAGAAAATGCCGATTATCATGCTGTCCGCCAAAAGTATGGATATGGATAAAATCACAGGGCTAAGCATCGGTGCTGATGATTACGTGACCAAGCCGTTTAACCCGCTTGAACTTGTCGCACGGGCGAAATCCCAGCTGCGCAGGTATCATACCTTCAATGAAGGGCGGGAGAATAAAGAGCACGAGTGGGTTATTGATGATCTGATCATTAATACCGATACACATGAAGTTTGGGTAGATGAGCAACCGGTTCGTCTGACTCCGCGTGAATTTGCTGTTCTCGAATTACTGGCTCGTCACCAAGGCTCAGTACTCAGTATGGAACAGATCTATCGTCAAGTCTGGAAAGAAGAATTCATGGAGTCGAACAATACCGTTATGGTGCATATTCGCAAGATTCGTGAGAAGATTGAACTCGACAGCAAACATCCCAAGTTCATTCAGACGGTATGGGGTGTGGGCTACAAGATGATCAAACCGCAATGA
- a CDS encoding HAMP domain-containing sensor histidine kinase → MNAKLINTVRWKFIYAFLLSGILTAVILYGGSQVGQTILEAQTYPDYSIPAQGIRWLVNNIGSVPLMIVVGVLGFVLFFFLFSRKVMRVLDEITAGIQEVAKGELSHRIEVKTSDEFGVVAASINQMAEQLQLSLQEERNAVAAKNDLITGISHDLRTPLTSILGFLEYIEKDRYQDEIEMRYYVSIAYEKSLTLRKLIDDLFEYTRVSGGSLPLSLQALNLNSFLMQLAEEFAPMLEEAGMEYKIIGGQEPLWIQAAPGELVRAYENLFSNAIRYGSQGKLMEIGLALEGKEAVVRISNYGEPIPTQDLPHLFDRFYRVDKSRSRDTGGTGLGLAIAKSMIELHRGSIVAYSENGRTDFVTRFPMVAAPPSHYSEE, encoded by the coding sequence ATGAATGCTAAGTTGATTAATACAGTCCGATGGAAATTTATCTATGCATTTCTGCTGAGTGGCATATTAACTGCAGTTATTTTGTACGGGGGCAGTCAGGTGGGACAGACTATCCTCGAAGCTCAGACGTATCCGGATTATTCAATACCCGCTCAAGGAATCAGGTGGTTGGTAAATAATATCGGTTCGGTGCCTTTGATGATTGTGGTAGGCGTGCTCGGTTTTGTACTGTTTTTTTTCCTGTTCTCTCGCAAGGTGATGCGGGTTCTGGATGAAATTACGGCAGGAATTCAGGAAGTTGCCAAAGGAGAGCTATCCCATCGCATCGAAGTGAAGACCTCGGATGAATTTGGCGTGGTTGCTGCAAGCATTAATCAGATGGCTGAACAATTGCAGTTGTCGCTTCAGGAAGAGCGTAATGCGGTTGCTGCCAAAAATGATCTGATTACCGGCATATCTCATGATCTGAGAACACCGCTCACATCTATTTTGGGATTTCTGGAGTACATCGAGAAGGATCGGTACCAAGATGAGATTGAGATGCGCTATTATGTTAGCATTGCCTATGAGAAATCCCTGACTCTTCGCAAGCTGATTGATGACTTGTTCGAATATACGCGTGTAAGTGGTGGGAGCCTTCCGTTGTCTTTACAAGCGTTGAATTTGAATTCGTTTCTGATGCAACTGGCTGAAGAGTTTGCTCCCATGCTGGAGGAAGCGGGTATGGAGTATAAGATCATCGGTGGGCAAGAACCACTATGGATTCAGGCGGCTCCAGGGGAGCTTGTACGAGCGTATGAGAATCTGTTCAGCAATGCCATCCGGTATGGTTCGCAAGGCAAACTAATGGAGATTGGGCTGGCCCTTGAAGGTAAAGAGGCCGTTGTTCGCATTAGTAATTATGGCGAACCGATTCCGACACAGGATCTGCCGCATTTATTCGATCGATTCTATCGTGTGGATAAATCCCGTTCCCGGGATACGGGTGGCACTGGTCTTGGTCTGGCAATTGCCAAATCGATGATTGAATTGCATCGAGGAAGTATCGTTGCCTACAGTGAAAACGGCAGAACGGATTTTGTTACCCGATTCCCTATGGTTGCTGCTCCGCCAAGTCATTATTCAGAGGAGTAA
- a CDS encoding PBP1A family penicillin-binding protein — translation MYTVFDAAVFVVLMLTVFYLYLFSYGERMLRNHPEAMQVASSTIITNAEGREISRLHTMTKGYSEYADLNAMPNLLKMAFLVTEDRRFYNHDGLDYIGLGRAIVQDIIHMDLSQGGSTITQQLARNLYLNGDKTLTRKVNEISIAMALEKKFNKDEILEMYLNQIYMGRQQYGVKAAAWRYFGIKDMHQLELWQIATLAGMPKGPSIYNPVDHQDLSKQRRSVILGLMHEQGIITRKQMLEARNVNYTPPDTVLSVTATSGLSEPAYVSAVDAVIQEASRLTGKSEAEIQAAGWVIQTGLDRQAQLGMEETFADSTRFPDDRQDKQVQASMVIIDQHNGEVKAMMGGRNPLKGGINRAIMDARQPGSSFKPIIAFGPALESGKFKPESILPDKRMQYGSYQPSNLGGRYSGSVSLSQALQKSINAPAVWLLHETGLNYAHEFAARLGIELGKEDLNLSIALGGVHQGVSPMKMAQAYTVFANNGKLNTAHLIRKITDSHGRTIYARKSENKQVISSSTANAMTRMLQNVVSQGTGSRAQLGQHKVAGKTGTTQAALPGVSREANRDIWFVGYTGNWTAAVWMGFDHTDAEHYMRSGSGVAAELFASVMKRATQ, via the coding sequence GTGTATACCGTTTTTGATGCAGCAGTGTTTGTAGTTCTGATGTTGACCGTCTTCTATCTCTATCTGTTTTCTTATGGCGAACGAATGCTTCGCAATCATCCAGAGGCCATGCAGGTGGCCTCTTCCACTATTATTACAAATGCAGAGGGGAGAGAAATATCGAGGTTGCATACGATGACCAAAGGATATTCCGAATATGCAGACCTGAACGCAATGCCGAATTTATTGAAAATGGCTTTTCTGGTTACAGAAGATCGACGTTTTTACAACCATGATGGACTGGATTATATCGGACTCGGGAGAGCCATCGTGCAAGACATCATACATATGGATCTGAGTCAGGGAGGAAGCACCATCACGCAGCAATTGGCAAGAAATCTGTACTTGAACGGGGATAAGACATTAACCCGAAAGGTGAATGAGATATCGATTGCGATGGCTCTGGAGAAAAAGTTCAATAAGGATGAAATTCTGGAAATGTATCTGAATCAGATCTACATGGGACGTCAGCAGTATGGGGTAAAAGCGGCAGCTTGGCGATATTTTGGAATTAAAGATATGCACCAGTTGGAACTATGGCAGATCGCTACATTGGCAGGTATGCCCAAAGGTCCATCCATATACAATCCGGTAGATCATCAGGACCTTTCCAAACAGAGGCGTTCCGTGATCCTTGGCCTCATGCATGAACAGGGAATAATTACGCGAAAACAGATGCTCGAAGCCCGTAACGTCAATTACACGCCTCCTGACACTGTGTTGAGCGTAACAGCTACATCGGGCTTGAGCGAACCCGCATATGTGTCTGCCGTGGATGCTGTGATTCAGGAGGCTTCTCGGCTCACAGGCAAGAGTGAAGCAGAGATTCAAGCGGCAGGCTGGGTTATTCAAACCGGGTTGGATCGGCAGGCGCAACTTGGAATGGAAGAAACATTTGCAGATTCTACACGATTTCCCGATGATCGCCAAGATAAGCAGGTTCAGGCGAGTATGGTCATTATCGACCAGCATAACGGTGAAGTGAAAGCGATGATGGGAGGGCGTAATCCCTTGAAAGGGGGCATCAACCGGGCGATTATGGATGCAAGGCAGCCGGGTTCTTCTTTTAAACCAATTATTGCATTTGGTCCTGCGTTGGAGTCGGGGAAGTTCAAGCCAGAGAGTATACTACCGGATAAACGTATGCAATATGGTAGCTATCAACCTTCCAATCTCGGTGGACGTTACAGCGGTTCAGTATCCCTGTCCCAAGCGCTGCAAAAGTCTATCAATGCCCCAGCCGTATGGCTGCTTCATGAGACCGGACTGAACTACGCACATGAGTTTGCCGCAAGGCTCGGTATAGAACTAGGGAAAGAAGACCTGAATCTCTCGATTGCCTTGGGAGGTGTGCATCAGGGGGTGTCACCAATGAAGATGGCCCAGGCCTACACCGTGTTTGCGAATAACGGTAAGCTGAATACTGCCCATCTGATACGTAAGATTACAGATTCCCATGGACGAACAATATATGCTCGTAAATCAGAAAATAAGCAGGTAATCTCCTCAAGCACGGCGAATGCCATGACCAGAATGCTGCAAAATGTAGTCAGTCAGGGAACCGGAAGTCGGGCACAACTGGGTCAGCACAAGGTAGCGGGCAAAACCGGAACAACGCAGGCTGCATTACCTGGTGTGAGTAGAGAGGCCAATCGGGATATATGGTTTGTTGGCTACACGGGTAACTGGACTGCGGCAGTCTGGATGGGATTTGATCATACGGATGCAGAACATTATATGAGGTCAGGAAGTGGTGTTGCAGCGGAGTTATTCGCATCGGTGATGAAACGTGCTACGCAATAG
- a CDS encoding DUF2569 domain-containing protein: MGRKYSNSDTDTDMNSLQPKTGIRPERPGISGLGGWLILIQISLWLALVFLISDVSQVNVIMDPARWEEGRGVDPQIYAEMIRPLLWFGFISSSILLMIVIVNLVLLYKRKRQFPRMMMVMYLMNVIISIVTWILIARNEIPREQHVLDATPAFQLIVRSILTCCIFIPYFLKSIRVKNTFVK; the protein is encoded by the coding sequence ATGGGCCGTAAATACAGTAACTCGGATACAGATACGGATATGAACTCGCTGCAACCCAAAACTGGGATTAGACCGGAACGGCCTGGTATCTCCGGATTGGGTGGATGGCTTATTTTAATCCAGATCAGTCTTTGGCTTGCGCTGGTGTTTCTCATCTCGGATGTATCGCAGGTGAATGTCATCATGGACCCTGCCAGATGGGAAGAAGGCCGTGGTGTCGATCCTCAGATCTACGCGGAGATGATCCGTCCACTCCTGTGGTTTGGCTTCATAAGCAGCAGCATTCTATTGATGATCGTTATCGTGAATCTCGTTCTTTTATATAAACGGAAGAGACAGTTTCCACGTATGATGATGGTGATGTACCTGATGAATGTGATCATAAGCATCGTGACGTGGATTCTGATTGCGCGCAATGAAATCCCAAGAGAACAGCATGTGCTTGATGCAACTCCGGCTTTTCAGTTGATTGTACGATCCATTCTGACGTGCTGTATCTTCATTCCGTATTTTCTAAAGTCAATTCGGGTAAAGAATACGTTTGTGAAGTAA
- a CDS encoding threonine/serine exporter family protein, with protein sequence MLHFIEQALTSFVASAAFGIIFNAPRRMLLHGGFVGMIGWIIYIVLEYAADAVPATLAATIAVGVISQVFSRMFRAPVIIFSVAGIIPLVPGGLAYNAMRSFVQNDYSSAMEMAAKALMLSGAIAVGLVLSEVLNQMIRRIPGSLRTKSSSK encoded by the coding sequence ATGCTCCATTTTATTGAACAAGCCTTGACTAGTTTTGTCGCTTCAGCCGCGTTTGGGATCATCTTCAACGCACCACGTCGCATGCTGCTCCACGGTGGATTTGTCGGTATGATCGGCTGGATTATCTATATCGTGCTCGAATATGCAGCGGATGCGGTTCCTGCTACACTTGCAGCGACCATCGCCGTTGGTGTCATCAGCCAGGTATTCTCTCGCATGTTTCGTGCACCCGTTATCATCTTCAGCGTCGCAGGCATCATTCCTCTGGTTCCTGGTGGACTGGCATATAATGCGATGCGAAGTTTTGTGCAAAATGACTACAGTTCCGCCATGGAGATGGCCGCCAAGGCACTCATGTTATCCGGCGCTATTGCCGTAGGCCTTGTGTTGTCCGAGGTATTAAACCAGATGATACGCCGAATTCCCGGATCACTACGGACAAAATCATCATCCAAATGA
- a CDS encoding threonine/serine exporter family protein — MIGNNPTEQSRVIAICLLAGKIMLQSGGETYRVEDTMKRMAAALGLPHSHSYVVPTGIFFSVDATEPAKLIRISERTTDLDKVSEVNAVSRRIGQGELTVQEAHDLLVQIEGKPSSYSTAVQLAAAALSSGCFTIMFGGGWSDFLPALICGGIGYAAVIAFHRLVRVKFFAELTASFVIGLLAFFLIYMGVGHERDKIIIGSVMPLVPGLLITNAVRDLMAGHLVSGLSKGAEAFLTAFAIGTGIAVVFSLFM, encoded by the coding sequence ATGATTGGCAACAACCCTACTGAACAATCCCGCGTGATCGCAATCTGTCTGCTCGCAGGCAAAATCATGCTGCAAAGCGGTGGTGAAACTTACCGTGTGGAAGATACGATGAAACGCATGGCGGCAGCGCTGGGTTTACCCCATTCGCACAGTTACGTTGTACCAACAGGTATCTTCTTCTCTGTCGATGCGACCGAACCCGCCAAGCTGATTCGCATTTCCGAGCGTACGACGGATCTGGACAAGGTATCTGAGGTGAACGCAGTCTCCCGCCGCATCGGACAAGGGGAACTCACTGTGCAGGAAGCCCATGATCTGTTGGTACAGATCGAAGGCAAGCCCTCCTCCTATTCAACGGCTGTGCAGCTTGCGGCTGCAGCGCTGTCCAGTGGTTGTTTTACCATTATGTTTGGCGGGGGCTGGAGTGACTTTCTTCCGGCGTTGATCTGTGGTGGTATAGGTTATGCGGCAGTTATTGCCTTTCACCGATTGGTACGGGTCAAATTCTTTGCGGAGCTTACAGCATCCTTCGTCATTGGCCTACTCGCTTTTTTCCTCATCTACATGGGAGTAGGTCATGAACGGGACAAAATCATTATTGGTTCGGTTATGCCGCTGGTTCCTGGGCTACTGATTACCAATGCTGTACGCGATCTGATGGCAGGGCATCTCGTATCCGGATTATCCAAGGGAGCCGAGGCATTTCTGACTGCTTTTGCCATAGGTACCGGCATTGCAGTTGTATTTTCACTTTTTATGTAA